Proteins co-encoded in one Cytophaga hutchinsonii ATCC 33406 genomic window:
- a CDS encoding DoxX family protein, whose protein sequence is MSTNQYTGTSYSEEAATLEGVRPAAKTAHTSGEWSLFKKISFRIAFPFFLMMCIPLTGEWYKHLIGIDWTNLHYRDIYDICRFPTFSFIEVSPQARWGIGGYANWGVTFLVAVAIGLVWTVVDKKRKEYDVLNYWLRVIIRYRAALGIIGFGFTKLLPVQMPYPSQALLNGDFGDFTEQKIYWMSIGIVPWYQIFTGIVEVGAGTLLLFRKTTSWGAALLVGTLGTIVVVNLAYDGGVHVYSSFFVLLGVYLLITDVKNAVDLLVFEKFVVPVKRYYPLFTEGWQKYGRIFVKSAIVFIFIFVFFYYQLLNFLYDPYKQPSLKGVKELRGNYTVTEFRLNNKIIPYSPFDTQRWQEATFEKWTTLTYKVNKPVQIDLSNGGGDPMKDISRTFEVSGVGGGRRTFYYDADTKNHMLYLQDKNIPTLPRNVGPGGIADRKKRESAKDSIYPENWISTASLANIGDNALKLNPKVVNTRRIEAYKTEKEIKTRKKMVLNYTVLNDGARVILTGTDENRDSIYVVLDKVKRDYIVSESSLKAGVYE, encoded by the coding sequence ATGTCAACAAATCAGTATACAGGAACTTCTTATTCAGAGGAGGCCGCAACGCTGGAAGGAGTAAGGCCTGCCGCTAAAACCGCACATACATCAGGTGAATGGAGTTTATTTAAAAAAATCTCATTTAGAATTGCTTTCCCATTCTTTCTGATGATGTGCATTCCGCTGACAGGCGAATGGTACAAACATCTTATCGGTATTGACTGGACAAACCTGCATTACCGGGATATATATGATATCTGCAGATTCCCGACGTTTTCGTTTATTGAAGTAAGTCCGCAGGCCAGATGGGGGATTGGCGGTTATGCAAACTGGGGCGTAACCTTTTTAGTTGCAGTAGCAATTGGCCTGGTATGGACTGTTGTGGATAAAAAAAGAAAAGAGTATGATGTGCTGAATTACTGGCTGCGTGTTATCATTCGCTACCGTGCAGCACTTGGCATTATTGGTTTTGGTTTTACAAAATTGCTGCCTGTTCAGATGCCGTATCCATCACAGGCATTATTAAACGGAGACTTTGGTGATTTTACCGAACAGAAAATTTATTGGATGTCGATCGGTATTGTACCGTGGTACCAGATTTTTACCGGGATTGTTGAAGTGGGTGCAGGTACGTTATTGTTGTTCCGGAAAACTACTTCGTGGGGTGCAGCATTGCTTGTCGGTACATTAGGTACCATTGTAGTGGTAAACCTCGCGTATGATGGCGGTGTACATGTATACTCGTCCTTCTTTGTATTACTGGGTGTATACCTGTTGATTACCGATGTTAAAAATGCCGTTGATCTGCTGGTATTTGAAAAATTTGTTGTTCCCGTGAAACGTTACTACCCTTTATTTACAGAAGGCTGGCAGAAATACGGACGCATTTTTGTAAAATCTGCAATCGTATTCATTTTCATATTTGTATTCTTTTATTATCAGTTATTAAACTTTCTGTATGATCCTTATAAACAGCCATCTTTAAAAGGTGTAAAAGAATTAAGAGGAAATTATACCGTAACGGAATTCAGACTGAACAATAAAATAATTCCATATTCTCCCTTTGATACACAACGCTGGCAGGAGGCTACATTTGAAAAATGGACAACGCTAACATATAAAGTCAATAAACCTGTACAGATAGATTTGTCAAACGGAGGCGGCGATCCGATGAAAGATATCAGCCGTACATTTGAAGTGTCTGGTGTTGGTGGCGGGAGAAGAACGTTTTATTACGATGCAGATACTAAAAATCACATGTTGTATCTGCAGGATAAAAACATTCCAACCCTTCCGAGGAATGTAGGACCTGGTGGGATCGCAGACCGTAAAAAGCGCGAATCTGCTAAAGACAGCATTTATCCTGAAAACTGGATCTCTACGGCATCACTTGCAAACATTGGGGACAATGCATTAAAATTAAATCCCAAAGTAGTGAATACCCGTCGTATTGAAGCGTATAAAACTGAAAAGGAAATCAAAACCAGAAAGAAAATGGTTTTGAATTACACGGTATTGAATGATGGTGCCCGGGTAATTTTAACAGGCACAGATGAGAACAGAGATTCTATTTATGTAGTGCTTGATAAAGTAAAGAGAGATTACATCGTTTCTGAAAGTTCATTGAAAGCGGGCGTATATGAATAG
- a CDS encoding SusC/RagA family TonB-linked outer membrane protein → MKKLDRLLNTHVCVALFFMVGFQWTAFSQTTLKGTVTDEAGVESIIGAIVQVKGTNTGTATDIDGNYALQIDTFPSTIVISSVGYITREIALATPTTQLNITMIVDQEEEEIVIVGYGEQTKHDLVGAVSKIDPAETKTIPAGSFDAQLQGKATGVQIATNSGVPGSDVFIRVRGATSINASNDPLYIIDGVFVNNQSLQNTTANGLAQDRATSPMADINPNDIESIEVLKDASAVAIYGSRGANGVVIVTTKRGTWGAEKVKINFNASEGLTWAPKGRIWKTATGPEQAMLLNEYNRNMGLAEPFRPKDQIVNGVAGRGLPQDQPTYDRLSYLYQTGHIRNYDLSFAGGSNTTRYYIGAGYNYQDAVWKPMDFQRQALKFNLDQKIGRRVTVGISNTFTRVYRDQARPANGGNGTLLQASLSIPAYLPIFDDNGTPLKWVNFDNIYTLTSKVNLWSTSYHYIGNLYADWEIIKNLKFHTSTSLDYNLYDEKQYWQKSTQLGVAGGLGSNSITQSTQVMNEQTLRYNTTFARRHNVGALVGNTLQSVVLTNVTANGQGFPNDSYTQISAASIQTGSQYKTNNTLASFFSRVDYNYNHKYYLELTGRADGSSRFGENNKWGFFPAVGTAWRINKENFMADVKPISNLKWRTSYGITGNQAGINDFASRGLWNAGYGYSDKPGVSEGPGTAPFQAANPDLKWERTAQFSTGIEIGLFKDRINIEANYYNKYTTNLLLNLPVPSSTGFTSYTANAGAVRNKGFELGIQTVNIENKNFTWTTELTVSRNKNKVEKLPNTVQGFDTRNLTSIQEGYSLYSYWVYNQTGVNSQTGAIEIEDVNKDGKITTADRKIMGSVFPKLFGGFNNKFTYKGIDLGIFFIYSYGNKTWNQNEALGEQGGTLGDNRVLMAGQLDRWTTPGQETMVPKLTAANYQYFEVSRFLEDASFIRLRSLTLGYTLPKKWSSAVKTEKIRFYFTGTNLLLITKYTGSDPESNLGQGNLQGYDYDTPPQPRTIQFGLNLTL, encoded by the coding sequence ATGAAAAAACTAGACAGATTATTGAATACACATGTATGTGTTGCATTGTTTTTTATGGTTGGATTTCAATGGACAGCATTTTCACAAACAACATTAAAAGGAACTGTAACAGATGAAGCAGGTGTAGAATCAATCATAGGCGCTATTGTTCAGGTAAAAGGAACAAACACCGGCACAGCAACAGACATTGACGGAAACTATGCATTACAGATTGACACATTCCCCAGTACGATTGTAATTTCTTCTGTTGGCTACATCACACGGGAGATTGCGCTGGCAACACCAACAACACAGTTAAACATTACAATGATTGTAGATCAGGAAGAAGAAGAAATTGTAATTGTTGGTTATGGAGAGCAGACAAAACACGATCTGGTTGGAGCCGTTTCTAAAATAGATCCTGCGGAAACAAAAACAATTCCTGCCGGAAGTTTCGATGCACAGCTTCAAGGTAAGGCTACGGGTGTTCAGATAGCAACCAATTCAGGAGTACCCGGTTCGGATGTGTTTATACGCGTGCGTGGGGCAACCTCCATCAATGCCAGTAATGATCCGCTTTACATTATAGACGGGGTGTTTGTAAACAATCAGAGTTTACAGAATACAACGGCAAACGGTCTTGCACAGGATCGTGCAACTTCACCAATGGCAGATATCAACCCGAATGATATTGAAAGTATTGAAGTATTGAAAGATGCGAGTGCTGTTGCGATCTATGGTTCAAGAGGCGCAAACGGTGTTGTTATTGTAACAACGAAACGTGGAACATGGGGAGCAGAAAAAGTTAAAATTAATTTTAATGCATCTGAAGGCTTAACGTGGGCACCCAAAGGAAGAATCTGGAAAACAGCAACAGGTCCGGAACAAGCCATGCTACTGAATGAATATAACCGCAACATGGGATTGGCAGAGCCTTTCAGACCGAAAGACCAGATTGTGAATGGTGTTGCCGGACGTGGTTTGCCGCAGGATCAGCCAACATACGACCGGTTAAGTTATCTGTACCAGACAGGGCATATCCGTAATTATGATTTGTCTTTTGCAGGAGGATCAAACACAACAAGATATTATATAGGTGCCGGCTACAATTATCAGGATGCTGTATGGAAGCCAATGGACTTTCAACGGCAGGCGCTGAAGTTTAACCTGGATCAGAAAATAGGCAGAAGAGTAACTGTCGGGATCAGCAATACCTTTACGCGTGTGTACAGAGATCAGGCTCGTCCGGCCAATGGCGGGAATGGTACATTGCTGCAGGCGTCATTGAGTATACCGGCTTACCTGCCGATTTTTGATGACAATGGCACGCCCCTTAAATGGGTAAACTTTGATAACATTTATACATTAACAAGTAAAGTAAATTTATGGTCAACAAGTTATCATTACATAGGTAACCTGTACGCGGATTGGGAAATTATTAAAAATTTAAAATTTCATACCAGTACCAGTTTAGATTATAATTTATATGATGAAAAGCAATACTGGCAGAAGAGTACACAGCTTGGTGTTGCGGGCGGATTAGGCTCCAATAGCATTACGCAGTCTACACAGGTAATGAATGAGCAAACCTTACGCTATAATACAACATTTGCGAGACGTCATAACGTAGGTGCTTTGGTAGGAAACACGTTGCAATCCGTTGTACTTACAAACGTAACAGCAAACGGACAAGGTTTCCCGAATGATTCGTACACACAAATTTCTGCTGCATCCATACAGACAGGCTCTCAGTACAAAACGAATAATACCTTAGCCTCATTTTTCTCAAGAGTCGACTACAACTACAACCACAAATATTACCTTGAATTAACAGGGAGAGCAGATGGTTCATCCCGTTTCGGTGAAAATAATAAATGGGGATTCTTCCCGGCAGTAGGAACAGCCTGGCGGATCAATAAAGAGAATTTTATGGCGGATGTAAAACCCATCAGTAATCTGAAGTGGAGAACGAGTTATGGTATAACCGGTAACCAGGCAGGCATCAATGATTTTGCGTCACGTGGACTATGGAATGCAGGTTATGGCTATTCAGATAAACCCGGAGTATCCGAAGGACCGGGCACAGCGCCTTTTCAGGCTGCCAACCCCGATCTTAAATGGGAACGTACCGCACAATTCAGTACAGGTATAGAGATTGGTTTATTTAAAGACCGTATCAACATTGAAGCCAATTATTATAATAAGTATACAACAAATTTATTGTTGAATTTACCTGTACCATCGTCTACCGGTTTTACATCCTATACTGCGAATGCAGGTGCGGTAAGAAATAAAGGGTTTGAATTGGGTATTCAAACGGTAAACATCGAAAATAAAAATTTTACATGGACAACGGAACTGACTGTTTCACGAAATAAAAATAAAGTCGAAAAGCTTCCTAATACGGTACAAGGATTTGATACACGTAATTTAACAAGTATACAGGAAGGTTATTCACTTTATTCCTATTGGGTATACAATCAAACCGGTGTTAATTCCCAAACAGGCGCCATTGAAATTGAAGATGTAAATAAAGATGGAAAAATAACAACCGCTGACCGTAAAATTATGGGCAGCGTGTTCCCCAAATTATTTGGTGGTTTCAATAATAAATTTACATACAAAGGAATTGACCTGGGTATCTTCTTCATTTATTCGTATGGAAATAAAACCTGGAACCAGAACGAAGCATTGGGTGAACAGGGCGGAACATTGGGCGATAACAGAGTATTGATGGCAGGTCAGTTAGACCGCTGGACTACGCCTGGTCAGGAAACAATGGTTCCTAAATTGACAGCGGCCAACTATCAATATTTTGAAGTAAGCCGTTTTTTAGAAGATGCATCATTCATAAGACTGCGTTCTCTAACGCTTGGTTATACACTGCCTAAGAAATGGAGCTCTGCAGTAAAAACGGAAAAGATCCGCTTCTATTTCACAGGTACAAATTTATTGCTGATCACTAAATATACAGGTTCCGATCCGGAATCAAATTTAGGTCAGGGCAACCTTCAGGGCTATGATTATGATACGCCTCCACAGCCACGTACCATTCAATTTGGTTTAAACTTAACGCTTTAA
- a CDS encoding RagB/SusD family nutrient uptake outer membrane protein, translating into MKRIVFLVSIIIITATVFSCKKMLDPKPVNAVSDENPIFDLTSSQTALRGVYRALGNTGYYGESWVTLGFFPSGDIKNLTTGGASNLVTVNYRSDDVNFSTTWNAIYMTINRANNVIAKVPAVTDPLLTTALKNQYVGEAKFIRALCYFDLARGWGGVQLVLEPTGSLTNIPARSRSSLEDTYTQILKDLADAESLLNPTAALNKIRVTKETVWALRARVHLYKQEWALADEYATKLIAPGKYILVKPFNAWFANGITASDESIFELEFSPQNPSTIRAQMQHPTNNGTYRYAPTDAFVEILRTPAIAGGRRALIDSATQKGITQWFGNLYYRSTATDPAYILRIAEMYLIRAEARAHTGDLSGSLDDLNEIRKRADVPLSASATEEDLLLDIENERRLEFFLEPHRWFDLVRTGRAKVVLEGLSSATKVDSWENVFPIPNLQIQLDKNLIQNPGY; encoded by the coding sequence ATGAAAAGGATAGTATTCTTAGTGTCAATCATTATTATAACGGCAACCGTATTTTCGTGCAAGAAAATGCTTGACCCGAAACCGGTAAATGCTGTGTCTGATGAAAATCCGATCTTCGATTTAACATCTTCACAAACAGCATTGCGCGGTGTATACAGAGCGTTGGGTAATACAGGATATTATGGTGAAAGCTGGGTAACGCTGGGCTTTTTTCCAAGTGGCGACATCAAAAACCTCACAACCGGCGGGGCATCCAACCTGGTAACAGTAAATTACCGTTCAGATGATGTGAATTTCAGCACCACGTGGAATGCCATTTATATGACAATAAACCGCGCCAACAACGTCATCGCTAAAGTGCCTGCCGTAACAGATCCGTTGCTTACAACAGCATTGAAAAATCAATATGTAGGGGAAGCAAAATTCATACGTGCTTTGTGTTACTTTGATCTGGCAAGAGGCTGGGGTGGCGTACAGCTTGTTCTGGAACCAACGGGATCGCTTACAAACATACCGGCCAGAAGCAGAAGCAGTCTGGAGGATACATACACACAAATCTTAAAAGATTTAGCTGATGCAGAGAGTTTACTTAATCCAACGGCTGCACTGAATAAAATCCGTGTGACAAAGGAAACCGTGTGGGCATTACGTGCACGTGTACATCTATATAAGCAGGAATGGGCATTGGCAGATGAATACGCAACAAAATTAATTGCTCCGGGAAAATATATCTTAGTAAAACCCTTTAATGCATGGTTTGCAAACGGTATAACAGCTAGTGATGAATCTATTTTTGAATTGGAATTCAGTCCTCAAAACCCCAGCACAATCCGTGCTCAAATGCAGCACCCTACCAATAATGGTACGTATCGGTATGCGCCAACAGATGCCTTTGTAGAGATTTTAAGAACACCTGCCATTGCCGGCGGAAGACGTGCACTCATTGATAGTGCCACACAAAAAGGAATTACACAATGGTTTGGTAATTTATATTATCGTAGTACTGCAACAGATCCTGCATATATTTTACGTATCGCAGAAATGTATTTAATACGTGCTGAGGCCCGGGCGCACACCGGTGATTTATCCGGCTCCTTAGATGATCTGAATGAAATAAGAAAACGTGCAGATGTTCCTCTTTCTGCATCCGCAACAGAAGAAGATCTGCTTCTTGATATTGAAAACGAAAGACGTCTGGAATTTTTCCTGGAACCGCACCGCTGGTTTGATCTGGTCAGAACAGGGAGAGCAAAAGTTGTACTAGAAGGGTTAAGTTCAGCAACAAAAGTAGATTCCTGGGAAAATGTTTTCCCTATTCCCAATCTTCAGATCCAGCTGGATAAAAATCTGATACAAAATCCAGGTTACTGA
- a CDS encoding c-type cytochrome produces MNKLLMLALAAATIVISYAQNAPGTAQKGAVTVNPKDVEAGKALVAQSDCKTCHVSDYTLIGPGYKQIAQRYPLTETNIQYLSKKIISGGGGVWGENEMAAHTTLTPEQTRKIALYILSLK; encoded by the coding sequence ATGAATAAATTACTCATGCTCGCACTGGCGGCAGCAACAATTGTTATCAGTTATGCACAGAATGCGCCGGGTACAGCACAGAAAGGTGCAGTTACTGTAAATCCCAAAGATGTTGAAGCAGGCAAAGCATTGGTTGCACAGTCTGATTGTAAAACATGTCACGTATCAGACTATACGCTTATCGGCCCGGGATATAAACAGATTGCTCAGCGTTATCCGCTTACGGAAACAAACATTCAATACCTTTCAAAAAAAATAATTTCAGGCGGAGGTGGTGTATGGGGTGAAAATGAAATGGCTGCGCATACAACACTTACACCTGAACAAACCAGAAAAATTGCACTTTACATCTTATCATTAAAATGA
- a CDS encoding c-type cytochrome, producing MFLTAGSITACNKKIHTWVAAEDTLNKTTGIEKTAAVFPDTFGFGQSVSTEYIRKFDIDVRPDGRGLPAGAGMVKEGRSIYLEKCTVCHGKTGREGGPGGKLVSSPPDSNKTKTIGNYWPYATTVYDYINRAMPYNAPGSLTSKEVYDLTAYLLYENGIIDSVFVVTEKTLPLIEMPAKKLFVPDNRLDEIKSGSR from the coding sequence ATGTTTTTAACAGCAGGTTCAATTACAGCATGTAATAAAAAAATACATACCTGGGTTGCTGCTGAAGATACGCTTAACAAAACTACTGGAATTGAAAAAACAGCAGCTGTATTTCCGGATACCTTTGGTTTCGGCCAGTCTGTATCAACTGAATATATTCGAAAATTTGATATCGATGTACGTCCGGATGGAAGAGGGTTACCTGCCGGTGCAGGTATGGTGAAAGAAGGCCGGAGCATCTATCTGGAAAAATGTACCGTGTGTCATGGGAAGACAGGCAGAGAAGGAGGGCCTGGCGGAAAACTTGTTTCATCACCGCCTGATTCAAACAAAACAAAAACAATCGGTAACTATTGGCCATATGCAACAACTGTGTACGATTATATAAACCGTGCAATGCCGTACAATGCGCCCGGTTCACTCACCAGCAAGGAAGTATATGACCTTACTGCTTATTTGCTGTATGAGAATGGTATCATTGATTCTGTATTTGTTGTCACAGAAAAAACATTACCACTGATTGAAATGCCGGCGAAAAAATTATTTGTTCCGGATAACAGGTTAGATGAAATAAAATCCGGCAGCAGATGA
- the soxC gene encoding sulfite dehydrogenase codes for MKDHAKKEDTGLSRRSLLAMAGLATVAFVQTSLGKTVQMLQPPAMFLSDDPTKSIGAPPGLVGNRSAYENPVKKTSDTSSRTPLQDLYGTITPSDLHFERHHAGMPDINPEAYELIIHGMVDKPKKFSLQDLKRFPSVSRICFLECSGNYRTGKETMTAQEICGMTSQSEWTGVMLSTLLREVGIRDTAQWLLAEGGDAAVMTRSIPVTKALDDAMIVYAQNGEALRPQQGYPVRLLLPGWEGNTNIKWLRRIEVSDAPFMTREETSKYTETIKGGFYRQFSFDMDARSIITFPSYPRQVEKGWIEIQGIAWTGRGKVLRVDITTDAGKTWLPAQLQEPVLDKAHVRFRFLWNWNGDETEIASRVTDETGYQQPFLKQLLEARGGVSGGYHFNPVTFWRVKKDGLVVLNPDAMK; via the coding sequence ATGAAAGATCATGCTAAAAAAGAAGATACCGGCTTGAGCCGTCGATCCTTACTGGCTATGGCTGGTTTGGCAACCGTTGCATTTGTCCAGACTTCGCTTGGTAAAACAGTGCAGATGCTGCAGCCGCCGGCAATGTTTTTATCTGATGATCCTACTAAAAGCATTGGTGCTCCTCCGGGTTTAGTTGGCAATCGTTCTGCGTATGAAAATCCTGTTAAAAAAACATCCGACACATCTTCCAGAACACCACTGCAGGATCTGTACGGAACCATTACTCCTTCTGATCTGCACTTTGAACGGCACCACGCAGGTATGCCGGATATCAATCCGGAAGCATATGAATTAATCATTCATGGAATGGTTGACAAACCTAAGAAATTTTCGCTGCAGGATCTGAAGCGGTTTCCATCCGTATCACGCATTTGCTTTCTGGAATGTTCGGGGAACTACCGCACAGGAAAGGAAACGATGACCGCTCAGGAGATCTGCGGCATGACCAGCCAAAGCGAATGGACAGGAGTAATGCTTTCTACGCTGTTGCGTGAAGTCGGTATTCGGGATACGGCACAATGGCTGCTTGCAGAAGGCGGGGATGCTGCTGTAATGACGCGCAGCATTCCGGTAACAAAAGCATTGGACGATGCCATGATTGTGTACGCACAGAATGGAGAAGCCTTACGTCCGCAGCAGGGATATCCGGTGCGCCTGTTATTGCCGGGCTGGGAAGGGAATACAAATATAAAATGGCTTCGGCGCATTGAAGTTTCGGACGCTCCGTTTATGACACGCGAAGAAACATCTAAATATACCGAAACAATAAAAGGCGGATTTTACCGGCAGTTCAGTTTCGATATGGATGCACGTTCCATCATCACATTTCCTTCGTATCCCAGACAGGTCGAAAAAGGCTGGATCGAAATTCAGGGAATTGCGTGGACAGGAAGAGGTAAGGTATTGCGGGTAGATATAACAACAGATGCAGGTAAAACATGGCTGCCTGCGCAGCTGCAGGAACCTGTTCTGGATAAGGCACACGTGCGGTTCCGTTTTTTATGGAACTGGAACGGAGATGAAACAGAAATTGCAAGCCGTGTAACCGATGAAACAGGATATCAGCAGCCATTCTTAAAACAGTTGCTGGAAGCAAGAGGAGGCGTGTCTGGTGGATACCATTTTAATCCGGTAACATTCTGGCGGGTAAAAAAAGATGGTTTAGTGGTACTCAATCCGGATGCCATGAAATAG
- a CDS encoding phytoene desaturase family protein, protein MSNIYDAVVVGSGPNGLAAAITLQRKGFAVLVLEAKDTIGGGLRTKELTLPGFKHDVCSAIHPMAVASPFFADIPLDKFGLRFTHAPIAAAHPFDHGGAAILSRSLKDTIALLGKDADNYKRLIEPVIESWPDIAADAMGPLRFPKHPLKMAAFGLNAIRSADCISKRFETEEAKGLWAGMAAHSIQPLTNWASAAIGLVLSAVGHLHGWPIPIGGSQAIADALGSYFISLGGTIQTNVEVTSLNQLPAARAVLFDVTPKQLLKITGDEFSGLYKKQLTNYRYGMGVFKVDWALSEPVPFTSDHCRQAGTVHLGNTFNEIALSEQETSSGKHPEKPFVLFAQQSKFDITRAPQGKHTAWAYCHVPNGSATDMTAAIENQLERFAPGFKDTILAKNTMNTVEIQAYNPNYIGGDINGGIIDIRQLYTRPAVKISPYRTPKKGIYICSSSTPPGGGVHGMCGFHAAQAVIQDLKKQYK, encoded by the coding sequence ATGAGTAATATATATGATGCAGTAGTTGTCGGATCCGGCCCCAACGGTCTGGCAGCAGCCATTACACTCCAACGGAAAGGATTTGCTGTGTTGGTGCTGGAAGCAAAAGATACCATCGGCGGTGGTTTACGTACGAAAGAGCTCACGTTACCTGGGTTTAAGCACGACGTGTGTTCTGCTATACATCCGATGGCAGTTGCTTCTCCGTTCTTTGCGGATATACCGCTGGATAAATTCGGGTTGCGGTTTACACATGCGCCTATTGCTGCGGCACATCCCTTTGATCATGGCGGAGCAGCCATTCTTTCGCGTTCGCTAAAAGATACAATCGCGTTGCTGGGTAAAGATGCAGATAATTACAAACGGTTAATAGAGCCTGTTATAGAAAGCTGGCCCGATATTGCTGCAGACGCTATGGGGCCGTTACGGTTTCCCAAACATCCGTTGAAGATGGCCGCGTTTGGATTAAATGCGATCCGCTCTGCAGATTGTATATCCAAACGCTTCGAAACCGAAGAAGCAAAAGGGTTGTGGGCAGGCATGGCAGCACATTCCATACAACCGTTGACCAATTGGGCTTCGGCTGCAATCGGTTTGGTACTTTCTGCGGTTGGCCATTTGCATGGCTGGCCAATACCTATCGGCGGTTCACAGGCTATTGCAGATGCATTGGGTTCGTATTTTATTTCACTTGGTGGTACCATTCAGACAAATGTTGAAGTGACTTCTCTCAATCAGCTGCCGGCAGCCAGGGCTGTACTGTTTGATGTTACTCCCAAACAACTATTGAAAATTACCGGCGATGAATTCTCCGGTTTGTATAAAAAACAACTAACGAATTACCGTTACGGTATGGGCGTGTTTAAAGTAGACTGGGCACTCAGCGAACCTGTTCCGTTTACATCCGATCATTGCAGGCAGGCAGGTACCGTGCATCTTGGCAATACATTCAACGAAATTGCCTTGAGTGAACAGGAGACATCTTCCGGTAAACATCCGGAAAAACCATTTGTGTTATTTGCGCAGCAAAGCAAATTTGATATAACGCGTGCCCCCCAGGGTAAGCATACTGCCTGGGCATATTGCCACGTACCTAATGGTTCCGCAACAGATATGACAGCTGCGATTGAAAATCAGCTTGAACGTTTTGCACCGGGATTTAAAGATACTATTCTGGCAAAAAATACCATGAACACCGTAGAGATACAGGCATACAATCCCAATTATATTGGCGGTGATATCAATGGCGGTATCATTGACATTCGTCAGTTGTATACACGGCCCGCAGTGAAAATTTCACCTTACAGAACACCTAAGAAAGGTATTTATATATGTTCATCTTCTACACCTCCCGGTGGCGGTGTACACGGTATGTGCGGCTTTCATGCTGCGCAGGCTGTTATACAGGATCTTAAAAAACAATACAAGTAG